The Sphingosinithalassobacter sp. CS137 genome includes a region encoding these proteins:
- a CDS encoding polysaccharide deacetylase family protein: MPGQGKRTRPPAAGKPSGYRVPPPAADALIPWPDSFGTRFTVFVDTEEEFDWSQPFRREARSTTAIEALPEMHARFAERGVPVAYLVDHPVAMSPGAVAVLRRLLDDGCSTIGAQLHPWVNPPHDEPVSGPNSFTGNLPRALQAAKLRELTQAIARAFGFRPLVYRAGRYGLGPDTLALLAAEGYRLDSSMRAAYDYSGEAGPDFSAIGNHAFFAGPERTLVELPLTTVFTGRARRAGSGLHRALGRVPRGRGVAARLRLLSRVALTPEDMPLDEALEAVRIALGEGVRVLNFSYHSPSLVPGHTPYVRDLADLTAFHRWWERMLDALDRHGVAPASVEAVLKAADAARPAVACRKTETSAIAGGAGGL, from the coding sequence ATGCCGGGGCAGGGGAAGCGCACACGCCCGCCCGCCGCCGGGAAGCCTTCGGGCTATCGCGTTCCGCCGCCAGCGGCGGACGCACTGATCCCATGGCCGGATTCGTTCGGGACGCGGTTCACCGTGTTCGTCGATACCGAAGAGGAGTTCGACTGGAGCCAGCCCTTCCGTCGGGAAGCGCGCTCTACCACGGCCATCGAGGCGCTTCCGGAAATGCATGCCCGCTTTGCCGAGCGCGGCGTGCCGGTGGCCTATCTGGTCGATCATCCGGTCGCCATGTCGCCGGGCGCGGTCGCGGTGCTGCGCCGGTTGCTCGACGACGGCTGTTCGACGATCGGGGCGCAGCTCCACCCGTGGGTCAATCCGCCGCATGACGAGCCGGTCAGCGGGCCGAACAGCTTCACCGGCAATCTGCCGCGCGCGCTCCAGGCGGCGAAGCTGCGCGAACTGACTCAGGCGATCGCCCGGGCATTCGGTTTCCGCCCGCTGGTCTATCGGGCCGGGCGCTACGGCCTCGGGCCCGATACGCTCGCGCTGCTCGCGGCCGAGGGCTATCGCCTCGATAGCTCGATGCGGGCGGCTTATGACTATTCGGGTGAAGCCGGGCCCGATTTCTCCGCGATCGGCAACCACGCCTTTTTCGCGGGGCCTGAGCGCACGCTGGTGGAGCTCCCGCTGACCACTGTCTTCACTGGGCGAGCCCGCCGCGCGGGGTCTGGCCTGCACCGCGCGCTCGGTCGCGTTCCGCGCGGGCGCGGCGTCGCGGCCCGGCTGAGGCTGCTGTCGCGAGTCGCGCTCACGCCCGAGGACATGCCGCTCGACGAAGCGCTGGAGGCAGTGCGCATCGCGCTGGGCGAGGGTGTCCGGGTTCTCAACTTCTCCTATCACTCGCCGTCGCTGGTGCCCGGCCATACGCCCTATGTCCGCGATCTGGCCGATCTCACTGCCTTCCATCGCTGGTGGGAACGGATGCTCGACGCGCTCGATCGGCACGGCGTCGCGCCGGCATCGGTCGAAGCGGTGCTGAAGGCCGCCGATGCGGCGCGGCCCGCAGTCGCTTGCAGGAAGACCGAAACCTCCGCTATCGCCGGTGGCGCTGGGGGCCTGTAG
- a CDS encoding sensor histidine kinase, with product MRFDDTLETVLAGDVSSPFGMQSAWRQLVDLIGRRRVPPDARALSTLHTIRPHVPAPVRAASARGLEYADPPMALVRLFAVDDIKIAAPVLRTARLTSSEWIALLPDISSAARAVLRGRRELGPAVKRALDAFGSADFILAGEPSALAEAPAAEVVSAEEVAPAAEAEPIDWNDVIASPAPVMAVNAPQPAPASELEMAQDRVLDWAHVVASPAPEGVEPPEPVEPVAALPVPAEPPQPPLVLAPERARLPDPIAAPAVAAEPQEAAEEDFSFVALAGVAASYAAGAVQAVPAPAPPESGTASAEPADATVAEPGGVAQGPAMTGKETMLAERDTAAAAQEAEAEPEAQREAGPGADPEGPFQISEVVARIDAFWRRQQEAPESPSPVREPEAAGFRFETDLKGVIRWVEGVSRAPLVGLSLDLQGVPGTARVDGVAAGAFRRRAGFSNARLSVEGETDAAGDWLISGIPVFDPASGRFTGYRGTARRPRTDERAEPSRPAPATPADSLRQLVHELRTPTNAIAGFAEMIETQILGPVPEPYRDRAGVIRTQAKELLGAIDDLDLAARIESDALALVPGTVALRPLLCGIADDLAPLAELRGSWIALPVDNLSVSGDRRAVERLLSRLMATLVSASDRGERVGVRMGIEGADTVAIWLERPAALADFPGEAMLGIDDEGSDATLLGTGFALRLARNLAKELDGSLVIGADSLTLRLPAAVSAPVEQAHLN from the coding sequence GTGCGCTTCGACGATACTCTTGAGACGGTCCTGGCAGGCGATGTGTCGTCGCCCTTCGGCATGCAGTCCGCCTGGCGCCAGCTCGTCGATCTGATCGGCCGCCGCCGCGTGCCGCCGGACGCGCGCGCGCTTTCGACGCTGCATACGATCCGCCCCCATGTTCCCGCGCCGGTGCGTGCCGCCAGTGCGCGGGGGCTGGAATATGCCGATCCTCCGATGGCACTGGTGCGGCTGTTCGCAGTCGACGACATCAAGATCGCGGCGCCGGTGCTGCGCACCGCTCGGCTCACCTCGTCCGAATGGATCGCGCTGCTCCCCGATATTTCCTCCGCCGCGCGCGCAGTGCTGCGCGGACGGCGCGAGCTCGGTCCGGCCGTGAAGCGGGCACTCGACGCATTCGGATCGGCCGATTTCATCCTGGCCGGCGAGCCTTCAGCGCTTGCCGAAGCACCGGCGGCGGAGGTCGTGTCGGCCGAGGAAGTCGCACCCGCAGCCGAGGCGGAGCCGATCGACTGGAACGATGTCATCGCTTCGCCCGCGCCGGTGATGGCCGTGAATGCGCCGCAACCTGCTCCCGCATCCGAGCTGGAAATGGCGCAGGACCGGGTGCTCGACTGGGCGCACGTCGTCGCGAGCCCGGCGCCGGAGGGGGTCGAGCCGCCGGAGCCGGTCGAGCCAGTCGCGGCCCTGCCGGTGCCTGCCGAACCGCCTCAGCCGCCGCTTGTGCTCGCGCCCGAGCGCGCACGACTGCCCGACCCGATTGCGGCACCCGCTGTCGCTGCCGAGCCCCAGGAAGCGGCCGAAGAGGATTTCTCCTTCGTCGCGCTTGCCGGCGTGGCGGCTTCCTATGCTGCGGGCGCCGTACAGGCCGTCCCCGCGCCGGCTCCGCCCGAAAGCGGGACAGCGAGCGCCGAACCGGCCGACGCAACGGTTGCCGAGCCCGGTGGCGTGGCTCAAGGTCCGGCGATGACCGGGAAAGAAACGATGCTCGCGGAGCGCGACACGGCGGCGGCCGCGCAGGAAGCGGAAGCCGAACCGGAGGCGCAACGCGAGGCCGGGCCGGGCGCCGATCCCGAGGGGCCGTTCCAGATTTCCGAAGTCGTCGCGCGAATCGACGCCTTCTGGCGCCGCCAGCAGGAAGCGCCCGAATCCCCTTCGCCGGTGCGCGAGCCCGAAGCGGCGGGTTTCCGCTTCGAAACCGATTTGAAGGGGGTGATCCGCTGGGTTGAGGGTGTTTCGCGCGCACCGCTCGTCGGGCTCTCACTCGATCTGCAGGGAGTGCCCGGCACTGCGCGAGTCGACGGAGTCGCTGCGGGCGCGTTCCGGCGCCGCGCCGGTTTTTCGAACGCGCGGCTCTCGGTCGAGGGCGAGACCGACGCAGCCGGCGACTGGCTCATCTCCGGCATTCCGGTGTTCGATCCCGCGAGCGGACGCTTCACCGGCTATCGCGGCACGGCGCGCCGCCCGCGCACCGACGAGCGTGCCGAGCCGAGCCGTCCCGCGCCGGCGACGCCGGCCGATTCGCTGCGCCAGCTCGTTCACGAGCTGCGCACGCCCACCAATGCGATCGCCGGCTTCGCCGAGATGATCGAAACCCAGATCCTCGGCCCGGTGCCCGAGCCCTATCGTGATCGCGCCGGCGTGATCCGCACCCAGGCCAAGGAACTGCTCGGAGCGATCGACGATCTCGACCTCGCGGCCCGGATCGAAAGCGACGCGCTGGCGTTGGTTCCCGGTACGGTGGCGCTGCGTCCGCTGCTCTGCGGCATCGCCGACGACCTCGCTCCGCTCGCCGAGCTGCGTGGGTCGTGGATCGCGCTTCCGGTCGACAATCTCTCCGTCAGCGGTGATCGGCGCGCCGTCGAGCGACTGCTCTCGCGGCTGATGGCCACGCTGGTTTCCGCCAGCGACCGCGGCGAACGTGTGGGCGTCCGCATGGGAATCGAAGGCGCCGATACCGTCGCCATCTGGCTCGAACGTCCGGCGGCTCTGGCCGATTTTCCCGGCGAGGCGATGCTCGGGATCGACGACGAGGGAAGCGACGCGACCCTGCTCGGCACCGGATTTGCGCTTCGCTTGGCGCGCAATCTCGCCAAGGAGCTCGACGGATCGCTGGTGATCGGCGCGGACAGCTTGACATTGCGCCTTCCCGCGGCGGTTAGTGCGCCGGTGGAGCAAGCACATCTGAACTGA
- a CDS encoding Lrp/AsnC family transcriptional regulator — MRFDEIDVRILGLLQENGRMTNVELAERVGLTAPPCLRRVRALEQEGAIRGYHAALDAEALGYGLTVFAMVSLRSQAESDLRAFETLVADIPEVRECHMLNGEIDFILKIVATDLQSFQKILTTRLTTAPNVESVKTSLTIRTSKLLPGVPVPPA, encoded by the coding sequence ATGCGGTTCGACGAAATTGATGTGCGCATCCTGGGATTGCTCCAGGAGAACGGGCGCATGACCAATGTCGAACTGGCCGAACGCGTGGGCCTTACTGCCCCTCCCTGCCTGCGCCGCGTGCGCGCGCTGGAGCAGGAAGGCGCGATCCGGGGGTATCATGCCGCACTGGATGCGGAAGCACTGGGCTATGGGTTGACCGTCTTCGCCATGGTGAGCCTGCGCAGTCAGGCAGAAAGCGACTTGCGCGCATTCGAAACGCTGGTGGCAGACATTCCCGAAGTCCGCGAATGCCACATGCTGAACGGCGAAATCGACTTTATTCTCAAGATCGTAGCGACCGATCTTCAGAGCTTTCAGAAGATCCTCACGACGCGACTGACCACCGCACCCAATGTCGAGAGCGTGAAGACGTCGCTCACGATCCGGACTTCGAAGCTGTTGCCGGGCGTGCCCGTTCCGCCGGCCTGA